In Elaeis guineensis isolate ETL-2024a chromosome 1, EG11, whole genome shotgun sequence, a genomic segment contains:
- the LOC109505439 gene encoding uncharacterized protein: MSDWGPVFISVVLFILLSPGLLFQIPGKHRLVEFGNFQTSGVSIVVHAIIFFGLVALFLVALGVHMFIG; encoded by the coding sequence ATGTCGGACTGGGGGCCAGTGTTCATATCGGTGGTGCTCTTCATTCTTCTCTCTCCGGGGCTCCTCTTCCAGATCCCAGGGAAGCACAGATTGGTGGAGTTTGGCAACTTCCAGACAAGTGGAGTCTCTATTGTAGTCCATGCCATCATCTTCTTTGGTCTCGTTGCCCTCTTCCTCGTTGCCCTCGGCGTCCACATGTTTATCGGCTAG